One window of the Oncorhynchus mykiss isolate Arlee chromosome 5, USDA_OmykA_1.1, whole genome shotgun sequence genome contains the following:
- the LOC110524479 gene encoding uncharacterized protein LOC110524479: protein MNSLSVYVILGLTTLMIQTTDSKGSPNIRVVLSVWPPGSTIYLRESVALRCSVEAGANYSWTYHWFRHTSHKLVTPNARHMISGDSYSITGVAKADGGSYWCQAERNGSTTPLLSDPAHLTVSELTPPSLAVIPNSLQHFQGERFSLQCPAVSESNSTESNSTDWTLWQLTDFGVRSGCQTLEGTVRKEVPGACSLSSLYSGLYWCESSKWRSNTVKITVSYGSMIIVGPAHPVTEGDQVTLHCRYWLHKPNLTTFYKDGVEVVLNVTEMTIDNVNGADEGFYKCAEPEEKLESPDSWLSVRRNSTSEERKTLSSEGTWIWVLLFCCFVVILLLIPVVMLLVRHYRLRMWCTRSCFSSKEGPPPGEAPQTTQDVTEVQWDLGWMEMANLLDKQQYPATAS from the exons ATGAACTCCCTCTCCGTCTATGTCATACTGG GTCTAACAACATTGATGATCCAGACTACAGACTCTaaag GGTCTCCCAATATCAGAGTGGTTCTGTCTGTTTGGCCCCCAGGATCAACCATCTACTTAAGGGAATCTGTGGCCCTGAGATGCAGTGTGGAAGCAGGTGCTAACTATTCTTGGACCTATCACTGGTTCAGACACACATCTCACAAACTTGTGACCCCAAACGCTAGACACATGATCAGTGGTGACAGTTACTCCATCACTGGGGTTGCCAAGGCTGACGGTGGTAGCTACTGGTGCCAGGCTGAGCGGAATGGCTCAACCACACCCTTACTCAGTGACCCCGCCCACTTGACTGTGTCAG AGCTGACCCCACCCTCTTTGGCAGTGATCCCCAACAGCCTACAGCACTTCCAAGGGGAGCGCTTCTCTCTCCAGTGCCCTGCTGTGTCTGAGAGCAACTCCACAGAGAGTAACTCCACAGACTGGACATTGTGGCAGCTCACTGACTTTGGAGTTAGGTCTGGGTGTCAGACACTAGAGGGCACTGTCAGGAAAGAGGTTCCTGGAGCATGCAGCCTCTCCtctctatacagtgggttgtactGGTGTGAGAGCAGCAAATGGCGCAGCAACACGGTCAAGATCACAGTGAGCT ATGGTTCCATGATCATTGTTGGCCCTGCTCACCCTGTCACAGAGGGAGATCAGGTGACTCTGCATTGCCGGTACTGGCTCCACAAACCTAACCTGACCACCTTCTACAAAGACGGAGTAGAGGTTGTTCTGAACGTCACAGAGATGACCATTGACAATGTGAACGGTGCAGACGAGGGCTTCTACAAGTGTGCTGAACCTGAGGAGAAGTTGGAGAGCCCAGATAGTTGGCTGTCTGTGAGAA GGAACTCCACCTCAGAAGAAAGAAAGACATTGTCCTCTGAAG GTACCTGGATATGGGTGTTGCTGTTCTGTTGCTTTGTGGTTATCCTGTTGCTTAttcctgttgttatgttactgGTTCGTCACTACAG GTTGCGTATGTGGTGCACCCGCAGCTGTTTCTCCTCCAAAGAAGGGCCACCCCCAGGAGAGGCACCCCAGACCACGCAGGATGTGACTGAGGTACAGTGGGATCTGGGCTGGATGGAGATGGCCAACCTGTTGGACAAGCAGCAGTACCCTGCCACTGCCAGCTAA